One region of Xylanimonas ulmi genomic DNA includes:
- a CDS encoding acyl-CoA thioesterase, translated as MPPFPAATVSARTPTSTLVTNALTLTPADAEVFDVAFTATTGRCPWPKAYGGDMVAQALVAATRTVTDGKSIHSTHAYFLRPVDIGAQVRYEVELLRDGRGYSARHVRGFQHGKPVFVCLASFATAAPGGGFQPAMPPAPGPDSVSTSQAHLASRDAGAVRDDALTYWALGRGFDIRHAPDPVYLTADGRRTPHQAVWIRPFDALRPVDGLSQTQRDAAALAYVCDYTILEPVLRVLGLAWADEGLVTASLDHAMWFHRPATLGGWLLYTQEALSVADGRGSATGRFFTADGVHVATVVQEGMIRATAPAKGDQE; from the coding sequence ATGCCCCCCTTCCCCGCCGCGACCGTCTCCGCCCGCACACCGACGTCGACGCTCGTGACGAACGCCCTCACGCTCACGCCGGCCGACGCGGAGGTGTTCGACGTCGCGTTCACCGCCACGACGGGCCGGTGCCCATGGCCCAAGGCTTACGGCGGGGACATGGTCGCGCAGGCGCTGGTCGCCGCGACGCGCACGGTCACCGACGGCAAGTCGATCCACTCGACGCACGCCTACTTCCTGCGGCCTGTCGACATCGGCGCCCAGGTCCGCTACGAGGTCGAACTGCTGCGCGACGGGCGTGGCTACAGCGCACGCCACGTGCGCGGCTTCCAGCACGGCAAGCCCGTGTTCGTGTGCCTGGCGAGCTTCGCCACCGCAGCTCCCGGCGGCGGCTTCCAGCCGGCGATGCCTCCCGCCCCGGGACCCGACTCGGTCTCGACGTCACAGGCGCACCTCGCGTCACGAGACGCGGGCGCGGTCCGCGACGACGCACTGACCTACTGGGCCCTCGGGCGAGGCTTCGACATCCGCCACGCTCCCGACCCCGTCTACCTCACGGCGGACGGCCGGCGCACGCCCCACCAGGCGGTGTGGATCCGACCCTTCGACGCGCTGCGTCCGGTCGACGGACTCAGCCAGACACAGCGTGACGCGGCCGCCCTCGCTTACGTGTGCGACTACACGATCCTCGAGCCCGTCCTGCGAGTGCTCGGACTGGCGTGGGCCGATGAGGGGCTCGTCACCGCGAGCCTCGACCACGCCATGTGGTTCCACCGGCCCGCGACGCTGGGCGGCTGGCTTCTCTACACCCAGGAGGCGCTCTCGGTGGCCGACGGCCGCGGAAGCGCCACCGGCCGTTTCTTCACCGCCGACGGCGTCCATGTGGCGACCG